One Glycine max cultivar Williams 82 chromosome 4, Glycine_max_v4.0, whole genome shotgun sequence DNA segment encodes these proteins:
- the LOC100780266 gene encoding cyclin-D5-1 yields the protein MDDLSSSLLCQENETCLEEGGEELEYQFVGSQHDCGVSEDEHVGILIEREIVLGFKKDETMVIGDWVKRARMEAINWVLKTRATLGFRFETAYLSVTYFDRFLFRRSIDSEKSWAIRLLSIACLSLAAKMEECIVPGLSEFKLDDYSFEGKVIQKMELLVLSTLEWKMGIITPFDFLSYFIRKICKESPPSPIFSKTMQLIFTTMKEVNLMDHKPSVIAAAATLVAMDQQLTIDAVELKMSSIPQHRLLESKDVFEYYNLIQRLYEENTKSDTHTPIEMTESSRVTSSAAMAKRRRLAFSDDEGSSHGKGPG from the exons atGGATGATCTTTCATCCAGCCTTCTGTGCCAAGAAAACGAAACGTGTTTGGAAGAAGGAGGTGAAGAATTAGAATACCAATTCGTTGGATCACAGCATGATTGTGGGGTTTCAGAGGATGAACATGTGGGAATTTTGATTGAGAGAGAGATCGTTCTTGGGTTCAAAAAGGATGAAACTATGGTGATTGGGGACTGGGTGAAACGTGCACGCATGGAAGCAATCAATTGGGTTCTCAAA ACAAGAGCAACACTGGGTTTTCGCTTCGAAACGGCTTATTTGTCAGTCACATACTTCGATCGATTTCTTTTCAGACGGTCCATTGAT AGTGAAAAGAGTTGGGCAATTCGGTTGCTATCAATTGCATGTCTCTCTCTGGCTGCAAAGATGGAGGAGTGCATTGTGCCGGGGCTATCAGAGTTCAAATTGGATGATTATTCCTTTGAGGGAAAAGTGATTCAGAAAATGGAGCTTTTGGTGCTCAGCACATTGGAGTGGAAAATGGGAATCATCACTCCATTTGATTTCCTTTCCTATTTCATCAGAAAAATCTGCAAAGAATCCCCACCAAGTCCTATTTTTTCCAAGACCATGCAACTCATCTTCACCACAATGAAAG AGGTCAATTTAATGGATCACAAGCCATCAGTTATTGCTGCGGCAGCTACTTTGGTGGCAATGGATCAGCAATTAACGATAGATGCGGTGGAGTTGAAGATGAGTTCAATTCCACAACATAGGCTTCTAGAATCT aAAGATGTATTTGAGTACTACAATCTAATTCAAAGATTATACGAGGAGAATACCAAAAGCGACACGCATACGCCAATTGAGATGACAGAGAGCTCCCGAGTTACTTCTTCTGCAGCAATGGCAAAGAGAAGAAGACTCGCATTCAGTGATGATGAAGGAAGTAGTCATGGGAAGGGACCGGGCTag